One segment of Fibrobacter succinogenes DNA contains the following:
- a CDS encoding ABC transporter substrate-binding protein/permease, producing the protein MIRKLYFPLLIALVSLFTSCESESSVIPNRVHSISDLGHKKVGVQIGNTADIYASDFGGDTAKIDVERYTKLADAVQALMQGKVDAVMSDDQPAKAFVRQNPSLRILEEVFVEEMYAGVVAKGNEALLDSVNQAIAQMKFDGVYDSLFNTYINRNGNYHYQKKVTEGPKLVLSTNAQFPPYEYYENAKVVGLDIEIVNYIADFMHRTVEIQDIEFDAIINAVASGKADVGFAGFTVTEERKKSINFTTPYTLSKVVVIVRGDKAVENDESFSDHLYKNFVKDSRWKFIVEGLRNTLIISFFAALLGIMIGFVIAQIRTNNEFNGRYKVLNWFAKAYLAVIRGTPMMIQLLIIYYIVFSSVNVNKILVAIVAFGVNSGAYVSEIIRSGIKGVDPGQIEAGRSLGLKFRTVLYHIVYPQAFKNSLPALTNEFISLIKETSICGYIGLTDLTRGGDIIRSMTYEAMLPLLAVAAIYFILVAGLSACVAKLEKRLKKNER; encoded by the coding sequence ATGATACGAAAGTTATATTTCCCACTCCTCATTGCGCTTGTTTCGCTGTTTACATCATGTGAAAGCGAGTCGAGCGTTATCCCCAATAGGGTCCATTCTATTAGCGATCTCGGCCACAAAAAAGTGGGCGTGCAGATTGGAAACACAGCTGACATTTACGCTTCGGATTTCGGTGGCGATACGGCGAAAATTGACGTGGAACGCTACACGAAGCTTGCCGATGCTGTGCAGGCTTTGATGCAGGGGAAGGTCGATGCGGTCATGAGCGATGATCAGCCGGCCAAGGCTTTCGTGCGTCAGAATCCGTCGCTTCGCATTCTCGAAGAAGTTTTTGTCGAAGAGATGTATGCGGGCGTGGTCGCGAAGGGCAACGAAGCACTGCTCGATTCTGTGAATCAGGCAATTGCGCAGATGAAGTTCGATGGCGTTTACGATTCGCTTTTCAATACCTACATCAATCGCAACGGCAATTATCATTATCAAAAGAAGGTGACCGAAGGCCCGAAGCTTGTGCTTTCGACTAATGCACAGTTCCCTCCGTATGAGTATTACGAGAACGCGAAGGTCGTTGGTCTTGATATTGAAATTGTCAACTACATCGCGGATTTCATGCACCGTACGGTAGAAATCCAAGATATTGAATTTGATGCGATTATCAATGCGGTTGCTTCGGGTAAGGCGGATGTCGGTTTCGCGGGTTTCACGGTTACCGAAGAGCGCAAAAAGTCCATCAACTTTACGACTCCTTACACGCTTTCTAAAGTTGTCGTGATTGTTCGTGGCGACAAAGCTGTTGAAAACGATGAAAGCTTTAGCGACCATCTTTATAAGAATTTCGTGAAGGATTCTCGCTGGAAGTTTATCGTCGAGGGTCTTCGCAATACGCTTATCATTTCGTTCTTTGCGGCTCTCCTCGGCATTATGATTGGTTTTGTGATTGCGCAAATCCGCACGAACAACGAATTTAACGGGCGCTATAAAGTCTTGAACTGGTTTGCAAAAGCTTACCTCGCCGTGATTCGCGGAACGCCGATGATGATCCAGTTGCTCATCATTTATTACATCGTTTTTTCGTCGGTGAATGTCAACAAGATTCTTGTCGCGATTGTCGCGTTTGGTGTGAACTCCGGCGCTTACGTTTCTGAAATTATCCGCAGTGGTATCAAGGGCGTAGATCCGGGACAGATTGAAGCGGGACGCAGCCTTGGTCTCAAGTTCCGCACGGTGCTTTACCACATCGTTTACCCGCAGGCTTTCAAAAATTCTCTTCCTGCGCTCACGAACGAATTTATCTCGCTCATCAAGGAAACGTCCATTTGCGGTTACATCGGCCTTACCGATTTGACTCGCGGCGGTGATATCATCCGCAGCATGACTTACGAAGCTATGCTCCCGCTCCTTGCTGTGGCTGCAATTTACTTTATACTTGTCGCCGGGCTTTCGGCTTGTGTTGCAAAACTTGAAAAGAGGTTGAAGAAAAATGAACGCTAA